Proteins from a genomic interval of Pseudomonas sp. RC10:
- a CDS encoding FxsA family protein, protein MRAFLLLLLLFPVLELFVLVKVGMSIGFLSTFLLVVAGSMLGIFVVRVAGFATAMRARESLARGELPAQQMMDGLMMTVGGGLLVLPGFISDVLGLICLMPFTRRLLVSKVRQRAEASASRQRAFADDLRSAGSTHPGAGRPGARQPEVIEGEVIEGEYEPVDKK, encoded by the coding sequence CTGCTTTTATTGCTTTTTCCGGTGCTTGAGCTGTTCGTGCTGGTGAAAGTCGGGATGTCGATCGGCTTTTTGTCGACCTTCCTGCTGGTGGTTGCCGGGTCCATGCTCGGGATTTTCGTGGTACGGGTCGCGGGCTTCGCGACGGCCATGAGGGCTCGTGAAAGTCTGGCGCGGGGCGAATTGCCCGCGCAGCAGATGATGGACGGTCTGATGATGACGGTCGGCGGCGGCCTGCTGGTTCTGCCCGGTTTTATCAGTGACGTGCTGGGGCTTATCTGCCTGATGCCGTTTACCCGTCGGCTGCTGGTGAGCAAGGTGCGCCAGCGTGCCGAAGCTTCGGCCAGCCGTCAGCGTGCGTTCGCCGACGATTTGCGTTCAGCGGGTTCGACGCACCCGGGCGCTGGCCGTCCGGGCGCCCGACAACCTGAGGTGATCGAAGGAGAGGTCATCGAAGGCGAGTACGAGCCCGTCGATAAAAAGTGA
- a CDS encoding co-chaperone GroES, with product MKLRPLHDRVVIRRSEEETKTAGGIVLPGSAAEKPNRGEIIAVGAGRVLDNGEVRALAVKVGDKVVFGPYSGSNTVKVDGEDLLVMSENEILAVVEG from the coding sequence ATGAAGCTTCGTCCTCTGCATGACCGCGTCGTAATCCGTCGCAGCGAAGAAGAAACCAAGACTGCTGGCGGTATCGTTCTGCCGGGTTCGGCTGCCGAGAAACCAAACCGTGGCGAAATCATCGCCGTCGGTGCTGGCCGCGTCCTGGACAACGGTGAAGTACGTGCGCTGGCCGTGAAAGTGGGTGACAAAGTGGTGTTCGGCCCTTACTCCGGCAGCAACACTGTGAAAGTAGACGGCGAAGACCTGCTGGTGATGAGCGAGAACGAAATTCTCGCGGTCGTCGAAGGCTGA
- the groL gene encoding chaperonin GroEL (60 kDa chaperone family; promotes refolding of misfolded polypeptides especially under stressful conditions; forms two stacked rings of heptamers to form a barrel-shaped 14mer; ends can be capped by GroES; misfolded proteins enter the barrel where they are refolded when GroES binds), translating to MAAKEVKFGDAGRKKMLAGVNVLADAVKATLGPKGRNVIIEKSFGAPLITKDGVSVAKEIELKDRFENMGAQLVKDVASRANDDAGDGTTTATVLAQAIVNEGLKAVAAGMNPMDLKRGIDKATIAIVAELKKLSKPCTDTKAIAQVGTISANSDNSIGDIIAEAMEKVTKDGVITVEEGTGLENELSVVEGMQFDRGYLSPYFINKPDTMVAELDSPLLLLVDKKISNIREMLPVLEAVAKAGRPLLIVAEDVEGEALATLVVNNMRGIVKVAAVKAPGFGDRRKAMLQDIAVLTGGTVISEEIGLSLETTTLEHLGNAKRVVLNKENTTIIDGAGVRTDIDGRIAQIRQQIGDTSSDYDKEKLQERLAKLSGGVAVIKVGAGSEVEMKEKKARVEDALHATRAAVEEGVVPGGGVALVRSLQAISELRGDNADQNVGIALLRRAVEAPLRQIVANSGDEPSVVVDKVKQGSGNFGYNAASGEYGDMIEMGILDPAKVTRSALQAASSIASLMITTEAMIADVAEDKPAGGGMPDMGGMGGMGGMM from the coding sequence ATGGCTGCTAAAGAAGTTAAATTCGGCGACGCTGGCCGTAAAAAGATGCTGGCTGGTGTAAACGTCCTGGCCGACGCCGTCAAAGCGACCCTGGGCCCGAAAGGCCGTAACGTCATTATCGAGAAAAGCTTCGGCGCTCCGCTGATCACCAAAGACGGTGTATCGGTCGCCAAAGAAATCGAACTGAAAGACCGTTTCGAAAACATGGGCGCGCAGCTGGTCAAAGACGTTGCCTCCCGTGCGAACGACGACGCTGGCGACGGCACCACCACCGCAACCGTTCTGGCTCAAGCCATCGTCAACGAAGGCCTGAAAGCCGTCGCTGCCGGCATGAACCCGATGGACCTGAAGCGCGGCATCGACAAGGCGACCATCGCCATCGTTGCTGAGCTGAAGAAACTGTCCAAGCCTTGCACCGACACCAAAGCCATCGCTCAGGTCGGCACTATCTCGGCCAACTCCGACAACTCCATCGGCGACATCATTGCCGAAGCCATGGAAAAAGTGACCAAAGACGGCGTTATCACCGTTGAAGAAGGCACAGGTCTGGAAAACGAGCTGTCCGTCGTCGAAGGTATGCAGTTCGACCGCGGCTACCTGTCCCCGTACTTCATCAACAAGCCGGACACCATGGTGGCCGAGCTGGACAGCCCGCTGTTGCTGCTGGTCGACAAAAAGATCTCCAACATCCGCGAAATGCTGCCAGTCCTGGAAGCCGTTGCAAAAGCTGGCCGTCCACTGCTGATCGTTGCCGAAGACGTTGAAGGCGAAGCCCTGGCGACGCTGGTTGTGAACAACATGCGTGGCATCGTCAAAGTCGCTGCCGTCAAGGCACCAGGCTTCGGCGACCGTCGCAAGGCCATGCTGCAGGACATCGCTGTCCTGACTGGCGGCACCGTGATTTCCGAAGAAATCGGCCTGAGCCTGGAAACCACTACCCTGGAACACCTGGGTAATGCCAAGCGCGTCGTGTTGAACAAAGAAAACACCACCATCATCGACGGTGCTGGCGTTCGTACCGACATCGACGGCCGTATCGCTCAGATCCGCCAGCAGATCGGCGACACTTCTTCGGACTACGACAAAGAGAAACTGCAAGAGCGTCTGGCCAAGCTGTCGGGCGGCGTTGCAGTGATCAAGGTCGGCGCTGGTTCCGAAGTTGAAATGAAAGAGAAGAAAGCCCGCGTTGAAGACGCCCTGCACGCAACCCGCGCAGCCGTCGAAGAAGGCGTGGTGCCTGGCGGTGGTGTTGCGCTGGTTCGTTCGCTGCAAGCGATCTCCGAGCTGCGCGGCGACAACGCTGATCAGAACGTCGGTATCGCGCTGCTGCGTCGCGCTGTTGAAGCGCCACTGCGTCAGATCGTTGCCAACTCCGGCGACGAGCCAAGCGTTGTGGTCGACAAGGTCAAGCAGGGTTCGGGTAACTTCGGTTACAACGCTGCTTCCGGCGAATATGGCGACATGATCGAAATGGGTATCCTGGACCCGGCCAAAGTGACTCGCTCTGCTCTGCAAGCGGCGTCCTCGATTGCCAGTCTGATGATCACCACCGAAGCGATGATCGCTGACGTGGCAGAAGACAAACCAGCTGGCGGCGGCATGCCAGACATGGGCGGCATGGGTGGCATGGGCGGCATGATGTAA
- a CDS encoding phosphatase PAP2 family protein: protein MSEVFERPASRPINLWVYLGIPAVTAIALLLLELTSLDMDIAKLAYDPATGGFIGKHSYFLENVLHDRAKQVVIALGVLSFVGFIASFFVGRLKPWKRELGCMVLSMALSTSFVTPVKVVTSVQCPWSLTEFGGQETYSELLSPRPPTDKPGRCWPGGHAATGFTLFALFFVFRDRKPRLAKAGLIFAFGLGTVFSVGRMLQGAHFFSHNIWTAVFCWLICLGAYYAVLYRPMGKKEKVVEGATVSG, encoded by the coding sequence ATGTCTGAAGTCTTCGAACGGCCCGCCTCGCGCCCGATCAACCTGTGGGTTTATCTCGGCATTCCGGCGGTGACCGCCATTGCCTTGCTGTTGCTGGAGCTGACATCCCTGGACATGGACATTGCCAAGCTGGCGTACGACCCGGCCACGGGCGGGTTCATTGGCAAGCACAGCTATTTTCTGGAAAACGTCCTGCATGACCGCGCCAAGCAAGTGGTGATCGCGCTGGGGGTGCTGTCGTTCGTGGGGTTTATCGCGTCGTTCTTCGTGGGACGGCTGAAGCCCTGGAAACGGGAGCTGGGCTGCATGGTGCTGTCGATGGCGTTGTCGACCAGCTTCGTCACCCCCGTCAAGGTGGTGACCTCAGTGCAATGCCCATGGAGCCTGACGGAGTTCGGTGGTCAGGAAACTTACAGCGAGCTGCTCAGCCCTCGCCCTCCTACCGATAAGCCAGGCCGTTGCTGGCCCGGTGGTCACGCTGCGACAGGCTTCACGCTGTTCGCGCTGTTCTTCGTTTTCCGTGATCGCAAGCCGCGTCTGGCCAAGGCGGGTTTGATCTTCGCCTTTGGATTGGGAACGGTGTTCTCAGTGGGGCGGATGCTGCAGGGCGCCCACTTCTTTTCCCATAACATCTGGACGGCAGTGTTCTGCTGGTTGATTTGCCTGGGGGCCTATTACGCGGTGTTGTACCGACCGATGGGCAAGAAAGAGAAAGTGGTCGAAGGGGCGACGGTTTCTGGGTAG
- the colR gene encoding two-component system response regulator ColR codes for MRILLVEDNRDILANLADYLGLKGYTVDCAQDGLSGLHLAATEHYDLIVLDIMLPGIDGYTLCKRLREDARRDTPVIMLTARDQLDDRLQGFRSGADDYLLKPFALSELAARIEAVLRRAQGGGRRTLQVADLIYDLDTLEVTREGRMLKLNPVGLKLLAVLMQKSPHVLRREVLEEALWGDDCPDSDSLRSHVHQLRQVIDKPFDKPLLQTVHGVGYRLAEGRDGV; via the coding sequence ATGAGAATTCTGCTGGTTGAAGACAACCGCGACATCCTCGCCAACCTGGCGGACTATCTGGGCCTGAAGGGCTACACCGTCGATTGCGCGCAAGACGGGCTGTCCGGGCTGCACCTCGCTGCAACCGAGCACTACGACCTGATTGTGCTGGACATCATGCTGCCGGGCATCGACGGCTATACCCTATGCAAACGCCTGCGCGAGGATGCCCGCCGCGACACACCGGTGATCATGCTCACGGCCCGCGATCAGCTCGACGACCGTCTTCAGGGCTTCCGCTCCGGCGCCGACGATTACCTGCTCAAGCCGTTCGCGCTCTCGGAACTGGCTGCACGCATCGAAGCCGTATTGCGCCGGGCGCAGGGCGGTGGTCGCCGGACCTTGCAGGTCGCTGACCTGATCTACGACCTCGACACCCTTGAAGTGACCCGCGAAGGCCGGATGCTCAAACTCAACCCGGTCGGGCTGAAATTGCTGGCCGTGCTGATGCAGAAAAGCCCTCACGTGCTGCGACGCGAAGTCCTTGAAGAAGCGTTGTGGGGCGATGATTGCCCGGACAGCGACAGTTTGCGCAGCCACGTTCACCAATTGCGCCAAGTGATCGACAAACCGTTCGACAAGCCGCTGCTGCAAACGGTGCATGGCGTCGGTTATCGCTTGGCCGAGGGCCGCGATGGAGTTTAA
- a CDS encoding HAMP domain-containing sensor histidine kinase, with amino-acid sequence MEFKQSLAQRIIIAFALMSALVAGSFAMGIVATVHLVEEKLISAGLGGDLTRLLLMDSVEDWSHRPEPDQLFYFSGGPGDFELPKDLRHLEPGFHEVFRGPLSYHAMVEVVDGRHYVLLQDQSDFEERERVLFAVVLVGFVLALALAIFLGWVLARRVMAPVVRLARQVRHRDQLLGLAPPLAPDYAADEVGELAVAFDATLGRLRDALTRERMFTSDVSHELRTPLMVLASSCELLLENPALDQRARAQVERVGRACEEMRDLVQTFLMLARTQRDDAGMNPQLSLQGAAQQLLTLWREPIEAKGLLLEYHPEAASQTPHNATFLYAVMGNLLRNALHYTDHGFIRLTLLPNGFTVEDSGVGIPEEKREAMFQPFVRGSEKRGEGLGLGLSLVQRICENQGWTVSLDTMEPNGCRFSVDFGKAKG; translated from the coding sequence ATGGAGTTTAAGCAGAGCCTTGCCCAGCGGATCATCATCGCCTTTGCGCTGATGAGCGCGCTGGTGGCCGGCTCGTTCGCCATGGGCATTGTCGCGACGGTGCACCTGGTTGAAGAAAAGCTGATTTCGGCAGGCTTGGGCGGTGACCTGACGCGCCTGTTGTTGATGGACAGCGTCGAGGACTGGAGCCACCGGCCCGAGCCCGATCAGCTGTTCTATTTCAGCGGCGGTCCGGGAGATTTCGAGCTGCCCAAGGACCTGCGCCACCTGGAGCCCGGTTTTCACGAGGTGTTCCGAGGTCCGCTGTCGTATCACGCGATGGTCGAAGTGGTCGACGGCCGCCATTACGTACTGCTGCAAGACCAAAGCGACTTCGAAGAGCGCGAGCGCGTGCTGTTCGCCGTGGTGCTGGTGGGCTTCGTACTGGCACTGGCGTTAGCGATTTTCCTCGGCTGGGTATTGGCGCGTCGGGTGATGGCGCCGGTCGTGAGGTTGGCGCGTCAGGTGCGTCATCGCGATCAACTGCTGGGCCTTGCCCCGCCGCTGGCCCCCGATTACGCCGCCGACGAAGTCGGTGAACTGGCCGTGGCCTTCGACGCGACATTGGGGCGTCTGCGCGATGCCTTGACCCGCGAGCGGATGTTCACCAGCGACGTCAGCCATGAATTGCGCACGCCGCTGATGGTGCTCGCCAGTTCCTGCGAACTGCTGCTTGAAAATCCGGCCCTCGATCAACGCGCCCGTGCGCAGGTCGAGCGGGTGGGGCGCGCGTGCGAAGAAATGCGCGACCTGGTCCAGACCTTCCTCATGCTGGCCCGCACACAGCGCGACGACGCTGGCATGAATCCCCAGCTGTCGCTGCAGGGTGCCGCGCAACAACTGCTGACGCTATGGCGTGAGCCGATTGAGGCGAAGGGGTTGCTGCTGGAGTATCACCCCGAGGCCGCCTCGCAGACGCCTCATAACGCGACGTTTCTGTATGCGGTCATGGGTAACCTCCTGCGCAACGCATTGCATTACACCGACCATGGGTTCATTCGTCTGACGTTGTTGCCCAACGGCTTCACGGTAGAGGATTCCGGCGTCGGTATTCCCGAGGAAAAACGCGAGGCCATGTTCCAGCCGTTCGTGCGCGGAAGCGAAAAGCGCGGTGAAGGGCTGGGGCTCGGTTTGTCACTGGTGCAGCGCATCTGCGAGAACCAGGGCTGGACCGTCAGCCTCGATACGATGGAGCCGAACGGCTGCCGTTTCAGCGTCGATTTCGGCAAGGCGAAAGGCTGA
- a CDS encoding class I SAM-dependent methyltransferase, with protein sequence MSKRIELDFSRKYDDAHARKYLHKHRDGLARRLSDRRDKQLARHALALAGEPGLVLDLPCGAGRFWPVLAEKANRVIIGADNSASMVKTACESQPADVVKRVRPLQTSAFAIDMPDNAVDSIFCMRLMHHIGKAEDRAVLLKEFHRVTRDSVIISLWVDGNFKAWKRKRAESTRQQEGYQNRFVLPAATVEAEFEKAGFRVQERLDFLPLYAMWRVYLLRKR encoded by the coding sequence ATGAGCAAGCGGATCGAGTTAGATTTCTCGCGCAAATACGACGACGCACACGCCAGAAAATATTTGCACAAACATCGGGACGGATTAGCGCGGCGGTTGTCAGATCGTCGCGACAAGCAGCTGGCAAGGCATGCGCTGGCCCTCGCGGGCGAACCGGGTCTTGTGCTGGACCTTCCCTGTGGCGCCGGTCGTTTCTGGCCCGTGCTGGCTGAAAAAGCCAATCGCGTGATCATCGGCGCCGACAATTCGGCCTCGATGGTGAAGACGGCATGCGAGTCGCAACCGGCCGACGTGGTGAAACGGGTACGACCCTTGCAGACATCTGCATTCGCCATCGACATGCCAGATAACGCCGTCGACAGCATTTTTTGCATGCGTCTGATGCATCACATCGGCAAGGCCGAAGACAGAGCGGTGTTGTTGAAAGAGTTTCACCGCGTGACCCGCGACAGCGTGATCATTTCACTCTGGGTGGACGGCAATTTCAAAGCCTGGAAGCGCAAGCGTGCAGAAAGTACCCGCCAGCAGGAGGGCTACCAGAACCGCTTCGTGTTACCGGCAGCCACAGTGGAAGCCGAATTCGAGAAGGCAGGATTTCGCGTTCAGGAACGCTTGGATTTCCTGCCGTTGTACGCCATGTGGCGTGTGTATCTATTACGTAAGAGGTAA